The proteins below are encoded in one region of Berryella intestinalis:
- a CDS encoding FAD-binding protein: MGISNHSLSRRGFITGAATASALAAFGLAGCSPKKTATEKTETAASDQKSASNASDWLGSAPEIASADIKETRETDLLIIGAGNGGMAAAATAADLGIDFTLCEKASKIQRSRHWFGAINTKYTEAAGLRVDTGKLLNEFTRYASGQADQRVVKVWIDESSDVVDWIDPILTSAGMKCAFDGNIDHKTGGTDFYVAPMEHYYSGTDANGEKLERNTVLLKYINDKGHDVTYDHALVKLVQSESGKVTGAIFQTGSGYVQINSKKGVLLTTGGYVSNDAMLRACNPMVDRCVTLQYGSPNNVGDGIRAALWAGAQKDAVGAPMIFDRGAVLPGQDAGIASEPGEPATFVGTDKQFNLGSQPLMKVARNGKRFCNESTPYDFCCFAAAANEGGVFAQIFDSNLKEDVKRFSTIGCSRQTQQLLAKEADTPLDAIYADQLDKGTMVKADTLDELADKLGFAGEAKQAFLSEVEKYNGFYDKQEDADFGKEAYRLSAIKTAPFYGTWFGGSILTTVDGIRINEHMQALDAKGRVIEGLYAAGDCSGSMFANNYPEYIVGCACGRTLTFSRHAVRHMAGDIK; this comes from the coding sequence ATGGGGATTTCGAACCACAGCCTTTCGCGACGCGGGTTCATCACCGGAGCCGCAACGGCCAGCGCTCTGGCCGCATTCGGCCTTGCCGGTTGCTCGCCGAAGAAGACGGCTACCGAAAAAACCGAAACCGCCGCATCGGATCAGAAAAGCGCCTCGAACGCGAGCGATTGGCTGGGCAGCGCCCCTGAGATCGCAAGCGCGGATATCAAAGAGACCCGCGAAACCGACCTGCTGATCATCGGGGCGGGCAACGGCGGGATGGCCGCTGCCGCAACGGCAGCCGATCTCGGCATCGACTTCACCCTGTGCGAAAAGGCGTCGAAGATCCAGAGATCCCGCCACTGGTTCGGCGCGATCAACACGAAGTACACCGAAGCCGCCGGGTTGCGCGTCGATACCGGAAAGCTGCTGAACGAGTTCACCCGATACGCTTCAGGGCAGGCCGATCAGCGCGTCGTAAAGGTGTGGATCGACGAAAGCTCCGATGTCGTCGACTGGATCGACCCCATCCTCACCTCAGCTGGCATGAAATGCGCGTTCGACGGCAACATCGACCACAAAACCGGCGGCACTGATTTCTACGTGGCTCCCATGGAGCACTATTATTCCGGAACCGACGCGAACGGCGAAAAGCTCGAGCGCAATACCGTGCTGCTGAAGTACATCAACGACAAGGGGCACGACGTCACCTACGACCACGCGCTGGTAAAGCTGGTGCAGAGCGAATCCGGCAAGGTCACCGGCGCCATCTTCCAGACGGGTTCCGGATATGTGCAGATCAACTCCAAAAAGGGAGTTCTGCTCACGACGGGAGGATACGTCAGCAACGACGCTATGCTCCGCGCGTGCAACCCCATGGTCGACCGATGCGTGACTCTGCAGTACGGATCGCCCAACAACGTCGGCGACGGCATTCGGGCGGCCCTGTGGGCAGGTGCCCAGAAAGACGCTGTCGGGGCGCCGATGATCTTCGATCGTGGAGCCGTTCTCCCCGGTCAAGACGCCGGCATCGCCAGCGAGCCGGGCGAACCCGCAACCTTCGTCGGGACCGATAAGCAATTCAATCTGGGTTCGCAGCCCCTTATGAAAGTGGCCCGTAACGGGAAGAGGTTCTGCAACGAGTCCACGCCGTACGATTTCTGCTGCTTTGCGGCTGCCGCAAACGAAGGAGGCGTGTTCGCCCAGATCTTCGACTCCAATCTGAAAGAGGACGTCAAGCGCTTCTCGACCATCGGCTGCTCGCGCCAGACCCAGCAGCTTCTGGCGAAAGAAGCCGACACCCCCCTGGACGCGATCTATGCCGATCAGCTTGACAAGGGAACCATGGTCAAAGCCGATACGCTTGACGAACTGGCCGACAAGCTCGGTTTCGCAGGAGAAGCCAAACAGGCGTTTCTCAGCGAGGTCGAGAAGTACAACGGCTTCTACGACAAACAGGAAGATGCTGATTTCGGCAAGGAAGCCTACCGCCTCTCCGCCATCAAGACCGCGCCGTTTTACGGGACCTGGTTCGGCGGCTCCATCCTCACCACGGTCGATGGCATCCGCATCAACGAGCATATGCAGGCGCTCGATGCCAAGGGACGCGTGATCGAGGGCCTGTACGCTGCGGGAGACTGCTCGGGAAGCATGTTCGCGAACAACTACCCTGAATACATCGTGGGCTGCGCCTGCGGACGAACCCTCACGTTCAGCCGCCACGCCGTGCGCCACATGGCGGGAGACATCAAGTAG
- a CDS encoding helix-turn-helix transcriptional regulator, giving the protein MGESVAQHREKFSIESAWIRCFAALSALLVETWLVNSVLYPQVSMVIPEARDAASLVGVAGFVAFAVAASKRPSLLDERRLAIGSFAGYGTGLSLIAGGLLYGNPALVFAGACLRTLSTRWFVIQTGLALCNLGGRSCMLCIASSFVASYLLRIPFEMAGGVVSGAVLAAIPCVVFFLVRGLAGETLSYVRSGSPRSELSITQPETYVPFAHALFASFFVFRIAYGFALAFGSTEGNPHQTLFGLIPVALVCAMVFLPKMPKADMLFQAAALLVIAGFLVAVAFGGYRDGWPFHSVVNGLLYAGSECFEILMWFVLVSIGSRNKANSLVVFAWGRAACSAGLLAGVTIGHAVNGFDGAIAGSAAIAVVLFSFVAVNMTVFKNLGFQATIEGVRSEKALVVPARSESGLAEKSLCAAQCYALTKRETEILGMLARGRNASFVQEQLTVSRNTVKTHVANIYAKLGVHSQQELIDLVEQIETVRL; this is encoded by the coding sequence ATGGGGGAGAGTGTTGCACAGCATCGTGAGAAGTTCTCGATCGAATCCGCTTGGATTCGCTGCTTTGCTGCGCTTTCGGCGCTGCTCGTTGAAACGTGGTTGGTGAATTCCGTTCTGTACCCGCAGGTTTCCATGGTGATTCCCGAAGCCCGCGATGCCGCGTCTTTAGTGGGCGTTGCGGGCTTCGTCGCGTTCGCCGTTGCGGCCTCGAAGCGCCCCTCGCTGCTTGACGAGCGCAGGCTCGCGATAGGGTCGTTCGCAGGTTATGGAACAGGGCTTTCCCTCATCGCGGGAGGGTTGCTGTACGGCAATCCGGCGCTTGTTTTTGCAGGGGCATGCCTTAGGACCCTGTCCACGCGCTGGTTCGTCATTCAGACGGGTCTTGCTCTGTGCAACCTCGGCGGTCGATCGTGCATGCTCTGCATAGCATCGTCGTTCGTGGCTTCCTACCTCCTGCGCATTCCCTTCGAGATGGCGGGAGGGGTCGTTTCCGGTGCGGTCCTCGCTGCGATTCCCTGCGTCGTATTCTTCCTGGTCAGGGGTTTAGCTGGAGAAACGCTTTCCTATGTGCGCAGCGGATCTCCCCGCTCTGAGCTTTCCATAACCCAACCTGAAACCTACGTGCCGTTCGCGCATGCTCTGTTCGCTTCGTTTTTCGTGTTCCGCATCGCCTACGGATTCGCCTTGGCCTTCGGTTCGACCGAAGGCAACCCTCATCAGACGCTGTTCGGCCTTATTCCGGTCGCTCTGGTGTGCGCTATGGTTTTCCTTCCCAAGATGCCGAAGGCCGATATGCTGTTCCAGGCGGCGGCCCTGTTGGTGATAGCGGGCTTCCTTGTGGCGGTTGCGTTCGGGGGATATCGGGATGGATGGCCGTTCCATTCAGTGGTCAACGGCTTGCTTTACGCGGGAAGCGAATGCTTCGAGATTCTGATGTGGTTCGTTTTGGTGTCCATTGGCTCTCGGAACAAAGCGAATTCGCTGGTTGTTTTCGCCTGGGGTAGAGCGGCCTGTTCGGCAGGGCTTCTGGCGGGCGTCACGATAGGCCATGCGGTGAACGGGTTCGACGGCGCAATCGCTGGTTCGGCGGCCATAGCGGTAGTCCTGTTCTCATTCGTGGCCGTAAACATGACCGTCTTCAAGAACCTGGGTTTTCAGGCGACCATCGAAGGCGTGCGAAGTGAGAAAGCGCTGGTCGTGCCAGCTCGCTCGGAAAGCGGTTTGGCGGAGAAGAGCCTGTGCGCGGCTCAATGCTATGCGCTCACGAAACGGGAAACTGAGATCTTGGGTATGCTTGCTCGGGGCCGTAACGCGTCGTTTGTGCAAGAGCAGCTGACCGTATCGCGCAACACCGTCAAAACGCACGTGGCGAACATCTACGCGAAGCTCGGCGTTCATTCTCAGCAAGAGCTTATCGATCTGGTAGAGCAGATAGAGACCGTCCGCCTGTAG
- the metA gene encoding homoserine O-acetyltransferase MetA: MPIRIPDALPATEVLESENIFVMTEFRAMSQDIRPLKVVLLNLMPTKIATETQIMRKLSNTPLQIDVFLLQTASHQSKNVSREHLETFYRTFDQIKDQHYDGLIITGAPVETLDFEKVDYWPELCRIMEWSRTHVHSTFHICWGAQAGIYYHHGVRKHDLPRKMFGAFEHRLVKPTSPLVRGFDDRFMAPHSRHTEVRAGEIEANQNLELIAVSDEAGVYIAKSTDNRQFFVFGHPEYDNDTLKAEYDRDVKAGMDPDLPQHYYPGDDPSRAPLSTWRAHAQLLYTNWLNYYVYQTTPYDVEKAGLGDDDLGGGR, from the coding sequence ATGCCGATCCGAATTCCCGATGCGCTTCCGGCAACCGAGGTTCTGGAAAGCGAGAACATCTTCGTCATGACCGAGTTCCGCGCCATGAGCCAGGACATCCGCCCGCTCAAGGTGGTGCTGCTGAACCTGATGCCCACCAAAATCGCCACGGAAACGCAGATCATGCGCAAGCTCTCCAACACGCCGCTGCAGATCGACGTGTTCCTCCTGCAAACCGCCAGCCACCAATCGAAAAACGTCTCCCGCGAGCACCTGGAGACGTTCTACCGCACGTTCGACCAGATCAAAGACCAGCATTACGACGGCCTCATCATCACGGGGGCGCCGGTTGAAACGCTTGACTTCGAGAAGGTCGATTATTGGCCCGAGCTCTGCCGGATCATGGAATGGAGCCGCACGCACGTGCATTCCACGTTCCATATCTGCTGGGGAGCGCAGGCGGGCATCTACTACCACCATGGGGTTCGCAAGCACGACCTGCCCCGCAAGATGTTCGGCGCGTTCGAGCACCGACTGGTGAAGCCGACGTCGCCCCTGGTTCGCGGTTTCGACGACCGCTTCATGGCCCCCCATTCGCGCCACACCGAGGTTCGAGCGGGCGAAATCGAGGCCAACCAGAACCTCGAGCTGATCGCCGTGTCCGACGAGGCCGGCGTCTACATCGCGAAGAGCACCGACAACCGGCAGTTCTTCGTGTTCGGGCATCCCGAATACGACAACGACACGCTCAAGGCCGAATACGATCGCGACGTGAAAGCCGGAATGGACCCCGACCTTCCCCAGCACTACTATCCCGGCGACGACCCTTCGCGCGCGCCGCTGTCCACATGGCGCGCGCACGCCCAGCTGCTGTACACCAACTGGCTGAACTACTACGTCTACCAAACCACGCCCTACGACGTGGAGAAGGCGGGGCTCGGAGACGACGACCTGGGCGGCGGCCGATGA
- a CDS encoding DMSO/selenate family reductase complex A subunit yields the protein MGENTVLGPQISRRTFMALSGLAGGCAALTGCSPKSPSKKEETSDKSFSPDAVTWSSCHVNCGSRCPLKVFVKDGTVVRIGNDNEGSDVFGPGEIYQMRSCVRGRTNRQRIYNDTRIQKPLRRVPGTKRGEGKYEEISWDEAISDIASTMKEIKEEYGNDAFYIQYGTGQLGGTVSKSWHPDKTMFARLMNLYGGYLRHYCDYSTGQITWELPLFNGDAWSNNEVTDLVNSKNIFLFGNNPANTRMSGSAMMYLITQVRQQNPDARIVVVDPHLSDTAVGVANQWVPIRPGTDVALVAGMIQHLLSAGKLDRDFIKEKFVGFFSDSFMEDVKAAEPKDASFMGFDKDGKLSIDQDMSYEAYLNGTGAYAGSGKKTPEWAATITGVPAATIRELADLYVDGPTATIQGWGPQRHSNGGNNTRSIALIAAITKNVGISGGGTGAREATGGVAYKVKTAIPTFPEKNSVDVCVSFFDWYRAIEDYRSMNDATWGVRHINEKGKTLYADEPGSITLKAPIKFIWNYASNVMMGQHADINECLRIYNLPDEKDSGVRMIVTVDCYLTPTALISDIILPGTTSFEEDDICTGGTAWTGFVCCESAAIKPLFEAKPVYEICTLIADKLGLKDEFTEGKSQLDWVKWSYEQGVEAGDDLPATFEEFKEKGLFKQTDTHDPAIAKQDKIATPSGKYEVFSKQAYNLSKQWDLTLGGYVPDDGRDQITGLPTYYDHFEGYNDPLRSEYPFQLIGHHGKTRTHSSYGNVAWMSSVAPQQCWINEKDAAALGIEQDDQVIVSTERGRTQLSAKVTQRIMPGVVSIPQGAWYDPASRDAATLGDKSVLDKGGCISVLTSMRPTPISKGNGVHSNLCKIEKA from the coding sequence ATGGGGGAGAATACCGTCTTGGGCCCTCAGATCAGCCGTCGCACGTTCATGGCCCTGTCGGGGCTTGCGGGCGGATGCGCTGCGCTGACCGGTTGCAGCCCGAAATCTCCGAGCAAGAAAGAGGAAACGTCCGACAAGTCGTTTTCTCCGGATGCGGTCACGTGGAGCAGCTGTCACGTGAACTGCGGAAGCCGCTGTCCGCTGAAGGTGTTCGTGAAAGACGGCACCGTGGTGCGCATCGGCAACGACAACGAGGGGTCCGACGTTTTCGGGCCGGGTGAGATCTACCAGATGCGCTCGTGCGTGCGCGGCCGTACGAACCGGCAGCGCATCTACAACGATACGCGCATCCAAAAGCCGCTGCGCCGTGTCCCCGGGACGAAGCGCGGCGAGGGCAAATACGAGGAAATCTCCTGGGACGAGGCGATCAGCGATATCGCGTCGACCATGAAGGAGATCAAGGAAGAGTACGGCAACGACGCCTTCTACATCCAGTACGGAACGGGCCAGCTGGGAGGCACGGTGTCGAAGTCGTGGCATCCCGACAAGACCATGTTCGCCCGCCTGATGAACCTGTACGGGGGCTACCTGCGCCATTACTGCGACTACTCGACCGGGCAGATCACCTGGGAGCTTCCGCTGTTCAACGGCGACGCCTGGAGCAATAACGAAGTCACCGACCTGGTGAATTCCAAGAACATCTTCCTGTTCGGGAACAACCCCGCGAACACGCGCATGAGCGGCTCGGCCATGATGTACCTCATCACGCAGGTACGTCAGCAGAACCCCGATGCCCGCATCGTCGTGGTTGACCCTCATCTGTCCGACACCGCGGTGGGCGTGGCCAACCAGTGGGTCCCCATCCGTCCCGGCACCGACGTCGCCCTGGTTGCGGGCATGATCCAGCACCTGCTGTCCGCGGGCAAGCTCGACCGCGATTTCATCAAGGAGAAGTTCGTCGGCTTCTTCAGCGACTCTTTCATGGAGGATGTGAAGGCCGCCGAACCCAAGGACGCCTCGTTCATGGGCTTCGACAAAGACGGCAAGCTGTCCATCGATCAGGATATGTCGTACGAGGCGTACCTGAACGGAACGGGTGCGTATGCGGGTTCGGGGAAGAAGACCCCCGAATGGGCTGCGACCATCACCGGGGTTCCCGCCGCCACCATTCGCGAGCTGGCCGATCTGTACGTGGACGGTCCCACGGCCACCATCCAGGGCTGGGGCCCGCAGCGCCACAGCAACGGCGGAAACAACACGCGCTCCATCGCGCTGATCGCGGCCATCACGAAAAACGTCGGGATCTCGGGCGGGGGAACCGGTGCGCGCGAAGCGACGGGCGGCGTTGCCTACAAGGTGAAGACCGCCATCCCGACGTTCCCCGAGAAGAACTCGGTCGACGTGTGCGTTTCGTTCTTCGACTGGTACCGGGCCATCGAGGACTATCGCTCCATGAACGACGCGACGTGGGGCGTTCGCCACATAAACGAGAAGGGCAAGACCCTCTACGCCGACGAGCCGGGCAGCATCACGCTGAAAGCCCCCATCAAGTTCATCTGGAACTACGCTTCGAATGTGATGATGGGTCAGCATGCCGACATCAACGAGTGCCTGCGCATCTACAACCTTCCCGACGAGAAGGATTCGGGTGTGCGCATGATCGTGACGGTGGACTGCTACCTCACTCCCACCGCGCTGATCTCGGATATCATCCTGCCGGGCACCACGTCGTTCGAGGAAGACGACATCTGCACGGGCGGCACCGCCTGGACGGGCTTCGTGTGCTGCGAGAGCGCGGCCATCAAGCCGCTGTTCGAGGCGAAGCCCGTGTACGAGATCTGCACGCTCATCGCCGACAAGCTGGGTCTGAAAGATGAATTCACCGAGGGCAAGTCCCAGCTCGATTGGGTGAAGTGGTCCTACGAGCAGGGCGTCGAGGCGGGGGACGACCTTCCGGCCACCTTCGAGGAGTTCAAGGAGAAGGGCCTGTTCAAACAGACCGACACGCACGATCCGGCCATCGCCAAGCAGGACAAGATCGCCACGCCGTCGGGCAAGTACGAGGTGTTCTCAAAGCAGGCGTACAACCTGTCCAAGCAGTGGGACCTCACCCTGGGCGGCTACGTCCCCGACGATGGGCGCGACCAGATCACGGGCCTGCCCACGTACTACGATCATTTCGAGGGCTACAACGACCCCCTGCGCAGCGAGTACCCCTTCCAGCTGATCGGTCATCACGGCAAGACGCGCACCCATTCCTCGTACGGCAACGTGGCCTGGATGTCCTCCGTTGCCCCTCAGCAGTGCTGGATTAACGAGAAGGATGCGGCTGCTTTGGGAATCGAGCAGGACGATCAGGTGATCGTCTCCACCGAACGAGGCAGGACCCAGCTTTCCGCCAAGGTCACCCAGCGCATCATGCCCGGGGTGGTTTCGATCCCGCAGGGAGCCTGGTACGATCCGGCGTCGCGCGATGCCGCCACGCTGGGCGACAAGAGCGTGCTGGACAAGGGCGGGTGCATCTCGGTGCTCACGTCGATGCGCCCGACGCCCATCTCGAAGGGCAACGGCGTCCACTCGAACCTGTGCAAGATAGAGAAGGCGTAA
- a CDS encoding 4Fe-4S dicluster domain-containing protein, which produces MQYGFYVNTDICTGCKACMTSCFDRNDLEVPQKFRKVYEFGGGDWATDEAGAFTSTAFGYYASMTCGHCDKPACVAACPTGAMQKNDETGLVDNDKDKCIGCMSCEKSCPYHHPVQMSDGLSHKCVLCTDEAADGEPDPVCAKACPVRAIEFGPIDDLRAKHGSVNEIGELKNETDPNVVFGLHRDAELGGTLRNPLEVSHEA; this is translated from the coding sequence ATGCAGTACGGATTCTATGTCAACACCGACATCTGCACGGGTTGCAAGGCGTGCATGACGTCGTGTTTCGATAGGAACGATCTGGAAGTTCCCCAGAAGTTCCGCAAGGTGTACGAGTTTGGCGGCGGAGATTGGGCCACCGACGAGGCGGGTGCGTTCACCTCGACGGCGTTCGGATACTACGCCTCTATGACCTGCGGGCATTGCGATAAGCCCGCCTGCGTGGCAGCCTGTCCGACGGGTGCCATGCAGAAAAACGACGAAACGGGCCTGGTCGACAACGACAAGGATAAGTGCATCGGGTGCATGAGCTGCGAGAAGAGCTGCCCGTACCACCACCCCGTCCAGATGTCCGACGGCCTGTCGCACAAATGCGTGCTGTGCACCGACGAGGCCGCCGACGGCGAGCCCGATCCCGTGTGCGCCAAGGCGTGCCCTGTGAGGGCCATCGAATTCGGCCCGATCGACGATCTGCGCGCCAAGCACGGCAGCGTCAACGAGATCGGCGAGCTGAAGAACGAGACCGATCCGAACGTGGTGTTCGGCCTTCATCGCGATGCGGAGTTGGGCGGCACGCTGCGCAATCCGCTCGAAGTGAGCCACGAGGCCTAG
- a CDS encoding TorD/DmsD family molecular chaperone, translating into MAVDGAFERPVSAQELRAFQALFLFCGWLLYDDLSPEELDRLGRDAAMFSEPPFSQVAPGSSRAFRSALEDGAVEDGFARTVRLDRTYLFYMVACSHVSPYESVYRTDDATMFGPTTLQVRERYAQWGWEFEKLGSEPDDHIGAEFVFMAHLLDRAAGCLERAGGQGASGEGEVAEVLCALRGFLSEHVLVFGPLYLDNLAAQARTDFYHAAARLASDVLASAERFFEARAVEQIDRDRFSVVGPSVEGPSEM; encoded by the coding sequence ATGGCGGTCGACGGAGCGTTCGAAAGGCCGGTGTCTGCCCAGGAGCTGCGCGCGTTTCAGGCGCTGTTCCTGTTCTGCGGGTGGCTTCTGTACGACGATCTGAGCCCTGAAGAGCTCGATCGTCTCGGACGGGACGCCGCTATGTTCTCGGAGCCGCCCTTCTCCCAGGTGGCTCCGGGATCGTCCCGCGCGTTTCGGAGTGCGTTGGAAGACGGCGCGGTCGAAGACGGTTTCGCCCGCACCGTCCGCCTCGATCGGACGTACCTGTTCTACATGGTTGCCTGCAGCCATGTCTCACCGTACGAGTCGGTGTACCGCACCGACGACGCCACCATGTTCGGGCCGACCACGCTGCAGGTGCGCGAGCGCTATGCGCAGTGGGGCTGGGAGTTCGAGAAGCTGGGAAGCGAACCCGACGACCATATCGGCGCCGAATTCGTGTTCATGGCGCATTTGCTCGACCGGGCGGCGGGATGCCTGGAGCGCGCCGGCGGCCAGGGCGCGTCGGGAGAAGGGGAAGTCGCCGAGGTGCTGTGTGCTCTGCGCGGTTTCTTGTCCGAGCACGTGCTAGTGTTCGGTCCCCTGTATCTGGATAACCTCGCCGCGCAGGCTCGTACCGACTTCTACCATGCGGCGGCCCGCCTCGCGTCCGATGTGCTTGCATCTGCCGAGAGGTTTTTCGAGGCTCGGGCGGTCGAACAGATAGACCGAGATCGGTTCAGCGTGGTGGGGCCTTCGGTCGAGGGCCCGTCCGAAATGTGA
- a CDS encoding c-type heme family protein: MGRVEWRFADLLGRPSRGGAKDPAADCAPVVSRVGLRTKIIGFLTLVLLVICVAYIVFTYFGQKERTTAELLETSRVLVLEMDAVWDFVSINQNAINYTSDGVYDYKSLHCAIAGKSVATLFSDRSDYLIRFTNLNPRNPYNTPDEYEERALKDFSENPQVTERYGYETMDGEPVFRYVSSMEVAQSCLECHGGPAGELDVTGYQKEGWSEGDIAGAVSVVVPTEIADASMRASVFSNVLFFVFLMLGLALLIYAVLGFLITSPLMRLSSSLSRMGGTGAGSFEPLLGEAGPEGGNRVASVSAYAASKEIDSLFVQFDSMAGRLSDLYSNLEFQVVERTDQLSQANEELKLQRQRVERINARLARDNRYKSDFLAIVSHEFRTPLTSILAFTEMIIDNVPESDTETLSQLEEIRKSGAILLEMVDNVLETARIQAGSERLNLELVDVSDVVGMVAAAQSAVAARKGVSLSTSVQADVPLLMSDWEKVRRILTNLTSNAVKFTPSGGRVNVEVSAGEAGKTVIIRVIDTGIGIPKDKQRLVFERFTQENMSTVRRYGGSGLGLSLVNDLVSMLGGEVSVESEPGEGSIFTVVLPVDSTDASREGSGCGQDNAD, from the coding sequence TTGGGCCGTGTCGAGTGGCGGTTCGCGGATCTGCTGGGCCGGCCGTCGAGGGGCGGCGCCAAAGATCCTGCGGCCGATTGCGCGCCCGTCGTTTCCCGCGTTGGTCTGAGAACCAAGATCATCGGGTTTCTCACCCTGGTTCTGCTGGTGATATGCGTCGCCTACATCGTGTTCACGTACTTCGGCCAGAAAGAGCGCACCACGGCCGAGCTGCTGGAAACCTCGCGGGTGCTGGTTCTGGAGATGGACGCAGTGTGGGATTTCGTTTCCATCAACCAAAACGCCATCAACTACACCTCCGACGGCGTGTACGACTACAAAAGCCTCCACTGCGCGATCGCGGGCAAATCGGTGGCCACGCTGTTCTCCGATCGATCCGACTACCTCATACGCTTCACCAACCTCAATCCGCGCAACCCCTACAACACCCCTGACGAGTACGAGGAGCGGGCGTTGAAGGATTTTTCCGAAAATCCCCAGGTCACCGAACGTTATGGCTACGAGACGATGGACGGCGAGCCGGTGTTTCGCTATGTCTCGAGCATGGAGGTGGCGCAAAGCTGTCTGGAATGCCACGGCGGGCCTGCCGGCGAGCTGGATGTTACCGGGTACCAGAAGGAAGGGTGGAGCGAGGGGGACATCGCCGGGGCGGTGAGCGTCGTCGTTCCTACCGAAATCGCCGACGCATCCATGCGGGCATCGGTGTTCAGCAACGTCTTGTTCTTCGTGTTTCTCATGCTTGGCCTGGCCCTGCTTATCTATGCGGTGCTGGGATTCCTGATCACCTCGCCCCTCATGAGGCTCTCGTCGTCGCTTTCCCGCATGGGCGGAACGGGCGCGGGTTCGTTCGAGCCGCTTTTGGGCGAGGCCGGCCCCGAGGGCGGCAATCGCGTCGCGTCCGTTTCCGCATACGCCGCATCGAAGGAGATCGACAGCCTGTTCGTCCAGTTCGATTCGATGGCCGGGCGCCTGTCCGACCTGTACTCGAACCTGGAGTTCCAGGTAGTCGAGCGAACCGACCAGCTGTCCCAGGCCAACGAGGAGCTGAAGCTTCAGCGCCAGCGCGTCGAGCGCATCAACGCGCGGCTTGCGCGGGACAACCGCTACAAGTCCGACTTCCTGGCCATCGTGAGCCACGAGTTCAGGACCCCGCTCACGTCCATTCTCGCCTTCACCGAGATGATCATCGACAACGTGCCCGAGTCGGACACCGAAACGCTTTCCCAGCTGGAGGAGATCCGCAAAAGCGGCGCCATCCTCCTCGAGATGGTGGACAACGTGCTTGAAACGGCGCGGATCCAGGCCGGAAGCGAGCGGCTGAACCTCGAGCTGGTCGATGTGAGCGACGTGGTGGGGATGGTGGCCGCCGCGCAAAGCGCCGTCGCCGCGCGCAAGGGCGTCTCCCTTTCCACCAGCGTCCAAGCCGACGTTCCCCTCCTCATGAGCGACTGGGAGAAAGTGCGCCGTATTCTCACCAACCTCACCAGCAACGCGGTGAAGTTCACGCCCAGCGGCGGTCGGGTGAATGTGGAGGTTTCGGCGGGAGAAGCCGGGAAAACCGTGATCATCAGGGTTATCGATACGGGAATCGGCATCCCCAAGGACAAGCAGCGGCTCGTGTTCGAGCGGTTCACGCAGGAAAACATGTCGACCGTCCGCCGATACGGGGGAAGCGGCCTGGGGCTTTCCCTGGTAAACGACCTCGTTTCCATGCTGGGCGGCGAGGTTTCGGTGGAAAGCGAGCCGGGGGAGGGGAGCATCTTCACCGTGGTGCTGCCCGTCGATTCGACCGATGCGAGCAGGGAAGGGAGCGGCTGTGGCCAAGATAATGCTGATTGA
- a CDS encoding response regulator transcription factor, which translates to MAKIMLIDDDEGMRYLIERIVRKAGYSFCSATCGEEGLERLRAERPDLLILDVMLPDINGFEICRIIRSEGRRVPIMFLTAKGDIVDKSVGFNAGADDYLVKPFLPEELLLRLKAHLRRRERDAEQLERAAEAKAVFRVGGFELHFGKYYVSVDGRSVPLSSREFELLEFLASDPGNVFTRDQILQHVWGSAEAADPNSITVFVRKIREKIEEDPSKPRYLITVWRVGYKIADRLP; encoded by the coding sequence GTGGCCAAGATAATGCTGATTGACGACGATGAGGGCATGCGGTACCTCATCGAGCGGATCGTGCGCAAGGCCGGGTACAGTTTCTGCAGTGCGACCTGCGGGGAAGAGGGGCTCGAGCGGCTTCGGGCCGAACGGCCCGACCTGCTTATCCTGGATGTGATGCTGCCCGATATCAACGGGTTCGAGATCTGCCGGATCATACGCAGCGAGGGGCGCCGCGTGCCCATCATGTTCCTCACGGCCAAGGGCGACATCGTGGACAAGAGCGTGGGCTTCAACGCCGGTGCCGACGACTACCTGGTCAAACCCTTTCTTCCCGAAGAGCTGTTGCTACGCCTCAAAGCTCACCTGCGTCGACGCGAGCGCGATGCCGAGCAGCTCGAGCGGGCCGCCGAGGCCAAGGCGGTGTTTCGCGTGGGGGGATTCGAGCTTCACTTCGGCAAATACTACGTGAGCGTCGACGGCCGCAGCGTTCCCCTGTCCTCTCGGGAGTTCGAGTTGCTGGAGTTTCTGGCATCCGACCCGGGCAATGTGTTCACGCGCGACCAGATCCTGCAGCATGTGTGGGGAAGCGCGGAGGCGGCCGATCCCAACAGCATCACGGTGTTCGTGAGGAAGATCCGCGAGAAGATCGAGGAGGATCCCTCCAAGCCGCGCTACCTCATAACCGTGTGGCGCGTGGGGTACAAGATCGCCGATCGGCTTCCCTGA